Proteins encoded by one window of Tunturibacter psychrotolerans:
- a CDS encoding ABC transporter permease: MSTSAITLPTTANPARIYGKEAKYEFVKLIRTRTFSLATIGFPVMFYIIFGLANRHAFDGSVHMAKYMLAGYACFGLIGSALFGIGVGLSSDLAAGWLELKRSSPMPVAAYLFAKCASAAAFGIIIVTILTIIGVSFGDVHLTPTEVVKMLGVTLAGSISFASMGLLIALLVPANAAPGIINLIYLPMSFLSGLWVPIKFMPHWLQGIAPLLPTYHLSQLMLHIFHYGDTMALSIHWNALIGFTLIMLGFSRLIFHRKEQNS, translated from the coding sequence ATGTCCACCTCCGCCATCACCCTTCCCACGACAGCAAACCCCGCGCGCATCTACGGCAAAGAAGCCAAGTACGAATTCGTAAAACTCATCCGCACCCGCACCTTTTCACTCGCCACCATCGGCTTCCCAGTCATGTTCTACATCATCTTCGGGCTCGCCAACCGTCACGCCTTCGACGGCAGCGTTCACATGGCCAAATACATGCTCGCCGGATACGCCTGCTTCGGCCTCATCGGCTCCGCGCTCTTCGGCATCGGCGTCGGTCTCTCCTCCGACCTCGCCGCCGGATGGCTCGAACTCAAACGCTCAAGCCCCATGCCCGTCGCCGCCTACCTCTTCGCAAAGTGCGCCTCGGCAGCAGCATTCGGGATCATCATCGTAACTATCCTCACCATAATCGGCGTCAGCTTCGGCGACGTTCATCTCACACCCACTGAGGTCGTAAAGATGCTTGGCGTCACCCTCGCCGGCTCCATCAGCTTCGCCAGCATGGGTCTGCTCATCGCACTCCTCGTCCCCGCCAACGCAGCCCCCGGCATCATCAACCTCATCTATCTCCCCATGTCTTTCCTCAGCGGCTTGTGGGTACCCATCAAGTTCATGCCCCACTGGTTGCAGGGCATCGCGCCTCTGCTGCCCACCTATCATCTCTCGCAGCTCATGCTTCACATCTTTCACTACGGCGACACCATGGCTCTCTCGATCCATTGGAACGCACTCATCGGCTTCACGTTGATAATGCTCGGATTCAGCCGCCTCATCTTCCATCGCAAAGAACAGAATTCGTGA
- a CDS encoding VOC family protein, which produces MIFGAHAVIHSKNAEADRVFLRDVLGFASVDAGHGWLIFALPPSEVAVHPAEQNNRHELYFMCNDLNAEIAALKEKSVQCSQPHEERWGSIVNIQLPGGGHIGLYQPKHPAAFDDLSD; this is translated from the coding sequence ATGATCTTCGGCGCACACGCAGTCATACACAGCAAGAACGCAGAGGCCGACCGCGTCTTCCTGCGCGACGTCCTTGGTTTTGCTTCCGTAGACGCCGGTCACGGATGGTTGATCTTCGCACTGCCTCCGTCCGAAGTCGCGGTCCATCCCGCCGAACAAAATAACCGGCACGAACTCTATTTCATGTGCAACGACCTCAACGCAGAGATCGCGGCCCTCAAAGAAAAGTCTGTCCAGTGTTCGCAACCCCACGAAGAACGATGGGGTTCAATCGTCAACATCCAGCTTCCCGGCGGAGGCCACATCGGCCTCTATCAACCAAAACATCCAGCCGCATTCGACGACCTATCCGACTAA
- a CDS encoding S9 family peptidase, giving the protein MKNRLSLVAGIVVGCGLTVSGMAQGRQLTKEDYARAEKFMGYNVNSLVYHGVSRPTWMADGRFWYRDNGPDGITFMVVDPAKGTKAAAFDQAKLAAALTAATGGKMKADAQHLVISEIVFSDGDKTVVVGNGTRKFRCDLSGAGVCTEVIVPGGKGGDQGVLSPDKTRAAFIRDWNLWVRDVATGKETQLTTDGVKDFGYATDNAGWTMSDKAILVWSPDGKKIATFQQDQRKTGEMYMVPVTNGHPELKAWKYPLVGDKDVTMIERVIIDVDKAKVMRLKMAPDQHRSTLCDDVSCRGGSGWDDVQWSDDGKQLVFVSTSRDHKQEWVRIADVASGEVLDMLSETAEKFFESGNGKVNWKYLSKTNELLWFSERDGWGQLYLYDATNGLLKNMITRGDGNVTQVLHVDEKSRTIYFLAVGKETGRDPYFSHFYSVKFTGKDLKLLTPENADHAVTMSQDGRYFVDVSSTVTQPKTAVVRDDEGKVVMDVAKQDITKLVAAGWVAPEPIVVKARDGKTDLYGYMFKPTDFDASKKYPIVNSVYPGPQTGSCGGRGFEAAHRDWQSLAELGFVVVCIDGMGTPWRSKAFHEFYFGDLGDNTIPDQVAGMKELAAKYPWIDIDKVGMYGHSGGGNATAAAMFHYPDFFKVGIAESGNHDQRDYEDDWAEKWNGLLVTNSDGTTNYDSQSNQYVAKNLKGKLLLAHGSMDNNVPLNNTLLVVDALIKANKDFDLLIIPNAAHAYGEASQYMTRRRWDYFVKNLAGNVPPHEYEMKSYAAATAAMNSGPDEGEAQ; this is encoded by the coding sequence GTGAAGAATCGATTGTCGTTGGTCGCGGGGATTGTGGTGGGATGCGGTTTGACTGTGAGTGGGATGGCGCAGGGGAGGCAGCTTACGAAAGAGGATTATGCGCGGGCAGAGAAGTTCATGGGATACAACGTGAACTCGCTGGTGTATCACGGCGTGTCGCGGCCTACGTGGATGGCGGATGGGCGGTTCTGGTATCGCGACAATGGGCCGGATGGAATTACGTTCATGGTGGTCGATCCTGCGAAGGGGACGAAAGCGGCGGCGTTCGATCAGGCGAAGCTGGCGGCTGCGCTGACTGCGGCGACGGGCGGCAAGATGAAGGCCGATGCACAGCACCTGGTGATCTCGGAGATTGTGTTTTCGGATGGCGACAAGACGGTTGTCGTGGGGAATGGGACGCGTAAGTTTCGCTGCGACTTGAGCGGCGCTGGAGTGTGTACTGAGGTGATCGTGCCGGGAGGCAAGGGTGGCGATCAGGGTGTGCTTTCTCCGGATAAGACGAGGGCCGCGTTTATTCGCGACTGGAATCTTTGGGTGCGCGATGTCGCGACCGGTAAAGAGACGCAGCTGACGACGGATGGTGTGAAGGACTTTGGCTATGCGACCGATAACGCCGGCTGGACGATGAGCGATAAGGCGATTCTGGTGTGGTCGCCGGATGGGAAGAAGATTGCGACGTTTCAGCAGGATCAGCGTAAGACGGGCGAGATGTACATGGTTCCAGTGACGAATGGGCATCCTGAGCTGAAGGCGTGGAAGTATCCGCTGGTGGGGGATAAAGATGTGACGATGATTGAGCGAGTGATCATCGATGTGGATAAGGCGAAGGTGATGCGGTTGAAGATGGCGCCTGATCAGCATCGCTCGACGTTGTGCGATGACGTGAGTTGCCGCGGTGGGAGTGGGTGGGATGATGTGCAGTGGAGCGACGATGGGAAACAGCTGGTGTTTGTTTCGACCTCGCGCGATCACAAACAGGAGTGGGTGCGGATTGCGGATGTTGCGAGTGGCGAAGTGCTGGATATGCTGAGTGAGACTGCGGAGAAGTTCTTTGAGAGTGGCAATGGGAAGGTGAACTGGAAGTATCTTTCGAAGACGAACGAGCTGTTGTGGTTCAGCGAGCGAGATGGGTGGGGGCAGCTGTATTTGTACGATGCCACGAACGGCCTTCTGAAGAACATGATTACGCGCGGGGATGGCAATGTGACGCAGGTGCTGCATGTCGATGAGAAGAGCCGGACGATTTATTTTCTCGCGGTGGGCAAGGAGACTGGGCGCGATCCTTACTTTTCGCACTTCTACAGTGTGAAGTTTACCGGGAAGGATTTGAAGCTGCTGACACCGGAGAATGCGGATCATGCGGTGACGATGTCGCAGGATGGAAGATATTTTGTCGATGTGTCCTCGACGGTGACGCAGCCGAAGACGGCGGTGGTTCGGGATGACGAGGGCAAGGTCGTGATGGATGTGGCCAAGCAGGATATTACGAAGCTGGTGGCTGCGGGATGGGTGGCTCCGGAGCCGATTGTGGTGAAGGCGCGGGATGGGAAGACGGACTTGTACGGTTACATGTTCAAGCCGACGGACTTCGATGCGTCGAAGAAGTATCCGATTGTGAACTCTGTGTACCCGGGGCCGCAGACTGGCTCGTGCGGCGGGAGAGGGTTCGAGGCGGCGCATCGGGATTGGCAGTCGCTGGCGGAGTTGGGATTTGTGGTTGTTTGCATCGATGGGATGGGAACGCCGTGGAGGTCGAAGGCGTTTCACGAGTTTTACTTTGGGGATTTAGGGGACAACACGATTCCGGATCAGGTTGCGGGGATGAAGGAGTTGGCGGCGAAGTATCCGTGGATCGACATCGATAAGGTTGGGATGTATGGGCACTCGGGCGGCGGGAATGCTACGGCTGCGGCGATGTTTCATTATCCGGACTTCTTCAAGGTGGGGATTGCGGAGAGTGGCAATCATGACCAGAGGGACTATGAAGATGATTGGGCGGAGAAGTGGAACGGGCTGCTGGTGACGAACTCGGATGGGACCACGAACTACGATAGCCAGTCGAACCAGTATGTTGCGAAGAATTTGAAGGGGAAGCTGCTGCTGGCGCATGGGTCGATGGATAACAATGTGCCGCTGAATAATACGCTGCTGGTGGTGGATGCGCTGATCAAGGCGAACAAGGATTTCGATCTGCTGATTATTCCGAATGCGGCGCATGCGTATGGGGAGGCTTCGCAGTACATGACGCGGCGGAGGTGGGACTATTTTGTGAAGAATCTTGCCGGGAATGTGCCGCCGCATGAGTACGAGATGAAGTCTTATGCTGCGGCGACGGCTGCGATGAACTCCGGGCCTGATGAGGGTGAGGCTCAGTAA
- a CDS encoding acyltransferase family protein, producing MSNYRGIQALRGVAACMVVVTHALQLRNKNFGGPLWENGGAGVDIFFVVSGFVMAIGRQKSASEFIKRRLFRIVPLYWLFTGIMLVKLFIIGLQPSIEVYAEHVKTPLSYIAASLLFIPYRNSLGIVLPILVVGWTLSFEMFFYLLMAAGIALQVSMPMFLSTVLISLSAGSIFRNDNWPAITVLLNPILLEFLAGYLLGLAVKRGLTINRVLSATLGIIGFAGIFAFSSRLEWGVCAFLIVQAAIPLEGFPKLVLDLGDSSYSLYLSHMLTLSILARVIIRVGIRPSVLAYITLQLVASAAVALAVYRFVEFPMKEASSPSTRPLPEIRWTAST from the coding sequence GTGTCTAACTATAGGGGAATACAGGCTTTAAGAGGAGTTGCTGCCTGCATGGTGGTTGTTACTCATGCTCTTCAACTACGGAATAAAAACTTTGGTGGTCCGCTTTGGGAGAACGGCGGCGCTGGTGTAGATATTTTCTTCGTGGTGAGCGGATTCGTTATGGCAATCGGGAGGCAGAAAAGCGCCTCAGAATTCATCAAACGCCGACTTTTCAGGATTGTCCCGCTCTACTGGCTGTTCACGGGCATAATGCTCGTCAAACTATTCATTATTGGCCTTCAGCCGTCGATTGAGGTATATGCGGAGCACGTCAAAACTCCGCTGTCCTACATCGCGGCTTCATTGCTGTTTATTCCCTATAGAAATTCGCTGGGAATCGTTTTGCCTATTTTGGTGGTTGGATGGACCCTCTCTTTCGAGATGTTCTTTTATCTGCTGATGGCCGCCGGGATCGCACTCCAAGTAAGCATGCCGATGTTTCTGTCGACAGTGCTGATTTCGCTATCCGCGGGGTCGATTTTCCGCAATGACAACTGGCCAGCCATTACCGTTCTGCTCAACCCTATCTTGCTTGAGTTTCTCGCTGGCTACCTTCTTGGCCTGGCAGTAAAAAGAGGACTGACGATAAATCGAGTCTTGTCCGCGACACTCGGCATCATCGGCTTCGCTGGTATCTTCGCGTTTTCTAGCCGACTGGAGTGGGGTGTGTGCGCTTTTCTCATCGTCCAGGCGGCGATACCGCTTGAAGGATTTCCCAAACTCGTTCTTGACTTGGGAGACTCGTCTTATTCTTTGTATCTATCTCATATGCTTACACTTAGCATATTGGCTAGAGTTATAATCAGGGTTGGGATCAGGCCATCCGTGTTGGCTTACATAACACTTCAATTGGTCGCTTCTGCTGCGGTGGCACTTGCTGTTTACAGATTCGTTGAATTTCCAATGAAGGAGGCGTCTAGCCCATCCACTCGACCATTACCCGAAATACGCTGGACAGCTTCCACCTGA
- a CDS encoding ABC transporter ATP-binding protein, with the protein MPLTAIAYETPPHSSNGPRIASKQPIATLTSVTKRYGSALAGSLALDGLTVALHPGEIVALLGPNGAGKSTAIKLLLGLIAPTSGTTRVFGSDPRQAITRTRVGAMLQVSRITEMLKVREHLDLFRSYYPNPLPIPDILRIAQLQGIEERLFGQLSGGQKQRVLFALALCGNPDLIFLDEPTVGMDIEARRGLWAEIRVLAALGKTVLLTTHYLEEADALADRIIVINKGRVICEGTPSEIKRNSGGRRIRCNTSLSVAVLQSLDSVTNVEQNGEATIVTATHAENVVREMLRRDETLSGLEIASPALEDAFLALTKN; encoded by the coding sequence ATGCCGCTGACCGCCATCGCCTACGAGACCCCACCGCACTCCAGCAACGGCCCCCGCATCGCGTCGAAACAGCCCATCGCCACCCTCACCTCCGTCACCAAGCGATACGGCAGCGCGCTCGCCGGCAGCCTCGCATTAGACGGCCTCACCGTCGCCCTCCATCCCGGCGAGATCGTCGCTCTCCTCGGCCCCAACGGGGCCGGAAAATCCACCGCCATCAAACTCCTCCTTGGCCTCATCGCCCCCACCTCCGGCACCACCCGCGTCTTCGGCAGCGACCCGCGACAAGCCATCACGCGCACCCGCGTCGGAGCCATGCTGCAAGTCTCCCGCATTACCGAAATGCTCAAAGTCCGCGAGCACCTCGACCTCTTCCGCAGCTACTATCCCAACCCGCTCCCCATCCCCGACATCCTCCGCATCGCTCAACTCCAGGGCATCGAAGAGCGCCTCTTCGGCCAACTCAGCGGCGGCCAAAAGCAGCGCGTCCTCTTCGCCCTCGCTCTCTGCGGCAATCCCGATCTCATCTTCCTCGACGAGCCCACCGTAGGCATGGACATCGAAGCCCGTCGCGGTCTATGGGCAGAGATCCGCGTCCTCGCCGCACTCGGCAAGACAGTCCTCCTCACCACCCACTACCTCGAAGAGGCCGACGCCCTCGCCGACCGCATCATCGTCATCAACAAAGGCCGCGTCATCTGCGAAGGCACCCCGTCCGAGATCAAACGTAACAGCGGTGGCCGCCGCATCCGATGCAACACAAGCCTCTCGGTCGCGGTCCTGCAAAGCTTGGATTCCGTAACCAACGTCGAACAAAACGGCGAAGCCACCATCGTCACAGCCACTCACGCAGAAAACGTTGTTCGCGAAATGTTGCGCCGCGACGAAACCCTCAGCGGCCTGGAGATTGCAAGCCCAGCCCTCGAAGACGCCTTCCTGGCCCTCACAAAAAACTAA
- a CDS encoding sensor histidine kinase encodes MKSPDIITEKRNQRWAWLWLSYSGFLFIKPILEPSRFAWIGTLIVFAIFVVIFAVYINDRNDDRPIRYWLIGAIFLLGLATFPWNGGGSTLFVYAAAFLPFVIESTPKVLSFFFVESLFVVAEGYVFNTPGHLLYVGWPNVFIAIFLLVLIGAGNIFFAEQRRAECKLRLAQQENVALAAVAERERIARDLHDVLGHTLSVIVLKAELAGRLLQLDPERAAQEIADVEKTARTALSEVREAIGGYRSQGLTAEMEQARKTLQSAGVVLSCESPIPQLNAAEETVLCLAVREAITNIVRHAQAAHCRMAFTTSDDGFYTLLITDDGGRANLQEGNGLRGMRERVQSLGGRLSITADPGVTLRIELPPSSTSRAVEGSLATL; translated from the coding sequence ATGAAATCCCCCGACATCATCACAGAGAAGCGCAATCAAAGGTGGGCCTGGCTTTGGCTCTCCTACTCCGGCTTTCTCTTCATCAAGCCAATCCTCGAGCCTAGTCGGTTCGCGTGGATAGGCACCCTCATCGTCTTCGCGATTTTCGTCGTCATCTTCGCCGTCTACATCAACGACAGAAACGACGACCGCCCAATTCGCTACTGGCTGATCGGCGCCATCTTTCTCCTTGGGCTCGCAACCTTTCCCTGGAACGGCGGCGGATCCACCCTCTTCGTATACGCCGCAGCTTTTCTGCCCTTCGTTATCGAATCCACCCCCAAAGTTCTCTCTTTCTTTTTCGTCGAATCACTCTTCGTCGTTGCCGAAGGCTACGTCTTCAACACTCCAGGCCACCTCCTCTACGTCGGATGGCCCAACGTCTTCATCGCCATCTTCCTTCTCGTGCTAATCGGCGCCGGCAACATCTTCTTTGCAGAACAGAGGCGTGCCGAATGCAAGCTCCGTCTCGCCCAGCAGGAAAACGTCGCCCTGGCAGCCGTAGCAGAACGCGAGCGCATCGCCCGCGACCTCCACGACGTTCTCGGACACACGCTCTCCGTCATCGTGCTCAAAGCTGAACTCGCCGGCCGCCTCCTCCAGCTCGACCCCGAACGCGCCGCGCAGGAGATCGCCGACGTAGAAAAGACCGCCCGCACCGCCCTCAGCGAAGTCCGCGAAGCCATCGGCGGCTATCGCTCCCAAGGCCTCACGGCCGAGATGGAGCAAGCCCGCAAAACCCTCCAATCCGCAGGCGTAGTTCTCTCCTGCGAATCGCCCATCCCGCAACTCAACGCAGCCGAAGAGACCGTCCTCTGCCTTGCCGTACGCGAAGCCATTACCAACATCGTCCGCCACGCTCAGGCCGCGCACTGCCGCATGGCTTTCACTACCTCTGACGACGGCTTCTACACACTCCTCATCACCGATGACGGCGGCCGCGCAAACCTTCAGGAAGGCAACGGCCTCCGCGGCATGCGCGAACGCGTCCAATCTCTCGGCGGCCGCCTCTCCATCACCGCCGATCCCGGCGTCACCCTTCGCATCGAACTTCCCCCATCCTCCACATCGCGCGCAGTCGAAGGATCTCTCGCCACCCTATGA
- a CDS encoding response regulator transcription factor, which produces MSPSIRVVLAEDQAMVLGALSALLELEADISVIATTANGRDAAEAVARLKPDVLVTDIEMPQMTGLELAATLRTNHPNVRTIILTTFARPGYLRRALDAGARGYLLKDRPAKELADAVRRVHRGMRVVDPALAAEAWNAELDPLTDRERQILQRAGDGRSSTEIATELHLSEGTVRNYLSEAIAKLGASNRVDAARIARTKGWL; this is translated from the coding sequence ATGAGCCCCTCCATCCGTGTCGTCCTCGCCGAAGACCAAGCCATGGTGCTTGGCGCCCTCTCTGCGCTCCTCGAGCTCGAAGCCGACATCTCCGTCATCGCCACCACAGCCAACGGCCGTGACGCAGCCGAAGCCGTAGCGCGCCTCAAACCAGACGTCCTCGTCACCGACATCGAGATGCCCCAGATGACCGGCCTCGAGCTCGCAGCAACCCTCCGCACCAACCACCCCAACGTCCGCACCATTATCCTCACCACCTTCGCCCGCCCCGGCTACCTCCGCCGCGCCCTCGACGCCGGCGCCCGCGGCTATCTCCTCAAAGACCGCCCCGCCAAAGAGCTGGCCGACGCCGTCCGTCGCGTCCACCGCGGCATGCGCGTCGTCGATCCCGCCCTCGCCGCAGAAGCCTGGAACGCAGAACTCGATCCCCTCACCGACCGCGAGCGCCAGATCCTCCAACGTGCAGGCGACGGCCGCAGCAGCACCGAAATCGCCACCGAACTCCACCTCTCGGAAGGCACTGTTCGCAACTACCTCTCCGAAGCCATCGCCAAACTCGGAGCCTCCAACCGCGTAGACGCCGCCCGCATAGCTCGCACCAAAGGCTGGCTCTAG
- a CDS encoding VOC family protein — protein sequence MFHPADCVAIHLQDITAAENFYTNVMKFTLVNRSEIHLEYDTGQFRLCIDKELNTLPPLPNFTVPDISATKSGLLANGCVILRESHNSLNFSDPFGITYAIVQK from the coding sequence ATGTTCCATCCAGCCGACTGTGTCGCCATCCATCTGCAAGACATCACGGCAGCCGAAAACTTCTACACCAACGTGATGAAGTTCACCCTCGTGAACCGCTCCGAAATTCATCTCGAATACGACACCGGCCAGTTCCGCCTCTGCATCGACAAAGAACTCAACACACTTCCGCCGCTCCCGAACTTTACTGTTCCGGACATCAGCGCCACCAAGTCAGGTTTGCTCGCAAACGGCTGCGTCATCCTTCGCGAAAGTCACAACTCCCTCAACTTCAGCGACCCATTCGGCATCACCTACGCCATCGTTCAGAAGTAG
- a CDS encoding EamA family transporter, which yields MTDVMLWVAKEGGNGLQKTADSFERDRVIEIGMEAITDRPAWKTLLAFAIIYFVWGSTFLAIRVGVHEVPPFLFAAMRFVAAGLVLFGWTMAKGERLPNGRQWGSILLIAFVIFVCDYGLLFWSEQRVASGIAAVMLALIPVFMALAEIIFLRTQRLTVRLGLALLVGIGGVAVLMSHSIGLGAAAIETTGAIALIVGSLSWAAASVFSRVMPLPESKVLSSGAQMLSGGLMLTLVAAGFGEFRNFHPGSVSRGAWFALVYLIVAGSIIGYTAYVWLIHHESPTKVGTYAYVNPVVAVVLGYFLGGEALGLRTVLGTACILVSVVMITTAKKPDAAR from the coding sequence GTGACAGATGTCATGCTCTGGGTCGCAAAAGAGGGCGGGAATGGTCTCCAGAAGACTGCTGACAGTTTTGAGCGCGACCGCGTGATAGAAATTGGCATGGAAGCCATTACCGATCGTCCTGCGTGGAAGACCTTGTTGGCTTTCGCGATTATCTATTTTGTGTGGGGATCGACGTTTCTGGCGATTCGCGTCGGCGTGCATGAGGTTCCGCCGTTTTTGTTTGCGGCGATGCGGTTTGTGGCTGCGGGACTTGTGCTCTTTGGATGGACGATGGCGAAGGGCGAACGCCTGCCGAATGGACGGCAGTGGGGTTCGATACTTTTGATCGCGTTTGTGATCTTTGTGTGCGACTACGGGTTGCTGTTCTGGTCAGAGCAGAGGGTGGCTTCCGGGATTGCGGCGGTGATGCTGGCGCTGATTCCGGTGTTTATGGCTCTGGCAGAGATTATTTTTTTGAGGACGCAGAGGCTTACAGTTCGTCTGGGCTTGGCTTTACTGGTGGGCATTGGTGGCGTGGCAGTGCTGATGAGCCACTCGATTGGTCTGGGGGCTGCGGCGATTGAGACGACGGGGGCGATTGCGTTGATCGTGGGATCGCTGAGCTGGGCGGCGGCTTCGGTGTTTTCGCGTGTGATGCCACTGCCGGAGTCTAAGGTATTGAGCTCTGGTGCGCAGATGCTGAGTGGCGGGCTGATGCTGACTCTAGTGGCGGCTGGGTTCGGGGAGTTTCGCAACTTTCATCCGGGGAGCGTTTCGCGTGGGGCCTGGTTTGCTTTGGTGTATTTGATTGTTGCGGGGTCGATCATTGGGTATACGGCTTATGTTTGGTTGATTCATCATGAGTCGCCTACGAAGGTGGGGACATATGCTTATGTGAATCCGGTGGTGGCGGTGGTGCTGGGATATTTTCTGGGTGGTGAGGCTCTTGGGTTGAGGACGGTTCTGGGGACTGCTTGCATTCTGGTCAGCGTGGTGATGATTACTACTGCTAAGAAGCCGGATGCTGCGCGTTGA
- a CDS encoding DinB/UmuC family translesion DNA polymerase — MSAPAQPDRFHFLHIDLNSFFASVEQQLHPEYRGRPLAVVPTMADTTSCIAASYEAKALGIRTGTQVGEAKRICPDIILIAGNHAEYAKYSHEIAKAVELACPVSHTPSIDEMVCELIGREQEPPRARKIALEIKQSIYKNAGEALRCSIGMAPNRYLAKIASDMQKPDGLIGLLPSQLPRAIAHLDLRDLPGVGARTEVRLNAKGITTMEQLLALDRNGMHKLWDSVWGDRLYHWLRGADSGDDGAPVSSGIQKSLGHSHVLGPEHRSHEGSWAVAHKLLHKAAMRLRMEKFYTNSLTVTIRFALTKEQTERIKSKRHTSGINHSGWAMEARFRECQDTLTLLEALRGVWAQRPQGPDFTKPFFVGVTLRNLIPEDEHQPELFADPNNRADLSTTMDKLNLKYGHTTLHFAGMLPARESAPTRIAFTQIPVQYGVDYM, encoded by the coding sequence GTGTCCGCCCCCGCCCAACCCGACCGCTTCCACTTCCTGCACATCGACCTCAACAGCTTCTTCGCGTCGGTCGAACAACAACTTCATCCTGAATATCGTGGCCGCCCCCTCGCAGTCGTCCCCACCATGGCCGACACCACCTCCTGCATCGCCGCCAGTTATGAGGCCAAAGCCCTCGGCATCAGAACCGGCACTCAGGTAGGCGAAGCCAAGCGAATCTGTCCCGACATCATCCTCATCGCCGGCAACCACGCCGAATACGCCAAATACTCGCACGAGATCGCCAAAGCCGTCGAGCTCGCCTGCCCCGTCTCCCACACTCCCTCCATCGACGAGATGGTCTGCGAGCTCATCGGCCGCGAACAGGAACCACCACGCGCCCGCAAGATCGCCCTCGAGATAAAACAGTCCATCTACAAAAACGCAGGCGAAGCTCTCCGCTGCTCCATCGGCATGGCCCCAAACCGCTACCTCGCCAAGATCGCCAGCGACATGCAGAAACCTGACGGTCTCATCGGCCTGCTCCCCTCACAACTCCCACGAGCCATCGCCCATCTCGACCTCCGCGATCTCCCCGGCGTAGGCGCTCGCACCGAAGTCCGCCTCAACGCCAAGGGCATCACCACCATGGAGCAGCTCCTCGCCCTCGACCGCAACGGCATGCACAAGCTCTGGGACTCGGTCTGGGGCGACCGCCTCTACCACTGGCTCCGCGGCGCCGACAGCGGCGACGACGGCGCACCCGTCTCCTCCGGCATTCAGAAATCTCTCGGCCACTCCCACGTCCTCGGCCCCGAACACCGCTCGCACGAAGGCTCCTGGGCCGTCGCACACAAGCTTCTCCACAAAGCCGCCATGCGCCTCCGAATGGAGAAGTTCTACACCAACTCCCTCACCGTCACCATCCGTTTCGCCCTCACCAAAGAACAAACCGAGCGCATCAAATCCAAACGCCATACCAGCGGCATCAATCACTCCGGCTGGGCCATGGAAGCCCGCTTTCGCGAGTGCCAGGACACCCTCACCCTCCTCGAAGCCCTTCGCGGCGTATGGGCCCAGCGTCCACAGGGCCCCGACTTCACTAAGCCCTTCTTCGTCGGCGTCACCCTGCGTAACCTCATCCCCGAAGACGAGCATCAACCCGAGCTCTTCGCCGACCCCAACAACCGCGCCGACCTCTCCACCACTATGGACAAGCTGAATCTGAAGTACGGCCACACCACGCTGCACTTCGCCGGCATGCTTCCCGCCCGCGAATCCGCCCCCACCCGCATCGCCTTCACCCAAATCCCCGTCCAATACGGCGTCGACTACATGTAA